From Hartmannibacter diazotrophicus, a single genomic window includes:
- a CDS encoding 2Fe-2S iron-sulfur cluster-binding protein, which translates to MSSTHTVRLEPVGVEFEVEEGETVLNAAFRQGISLPHGCKEGQCSACKCILNDGDTEMLRYSTFALNDMEKDSGHILLCRTLAYSDIEVDLLNYDEEVLSKSIAVRTFSGRISRIEHLTHDIRGIGIALDSPIKFWAGQYVDITVTTEEGETITRSFSMANTPDETEELAFIIKKYPEGRFSGELDSGGIRIGAAVTVTGPYGTCFRREGREGPLILVGAGSGMSPIWSILNDHLKSGEARDVYFFYGARTQADLFYLDRIGALTAAHPEVRFIPVLSHADEDADWTGERGFVHQSVDAVLKDLDVDGEGDVYACGPPPMIDALQPVLFMNGFDVERVFFDRFTTSSAPAAEPTSSMQAAAQ; encoded by the coding sequence ATGAGTTCAACCCATACCGTGCGCCTGGAGCCGGTGGGCGTGGAATTCGAGGTCGAGGAAGGCGAAACGGTGCTCAACGCCGCCTTCCGGCAAGGCATATCCCTGCCGCACGGATGCAAGGAGGGCCAGTGTTCGGCCTGCAAATGCATCCTCAATGACGGCGACACGGAAATGCTGCGCTACTCGACCTTCGCGCTCAACGACATGGAGAAGGACAGCGGTCACATCCTTCTCTGCCGGACGCTCGCCTACTCGGACATCGAGGTCGACCTCCTCAACTATGACGAGGAGGTCCTGTCGAAATCCATCGCCGTCAGGACGTTCAGCGGCCGGATTTCGAGGATCGAACATCTCACCCACGACATTCGCGGGATCGGGATCGCACTGGACTCGCCGATAAAATTCTGGGCGGGGCAATATGTCGACATCACGGTCACCACGGAAGAAGGGGAGACGATTACGCGCTCGTTCTCCATGGCAAATACGCCGGACGAAACCGAAGAACTCGCCTTCATCATCAAGAAATACCCCGAAGGCCGGTTCTCCGGAGAGCTCGACAGTGGAGGCATCCGCATCGGAGCCGCCGTCACCGTCACCGGACCCTACGGCACCTGCTTCCGGCGGGAGGGCCGGGAGGGACCCCTGATCCTGGTGGGCGCCGGTTCCGGCATGTCGCCGATCTGGTCGATCCTCAACGATCACCTGAAGAGCGGCGAGGCGCGCGACGTCTACTTCTTCTACGGAGCGCGAACGCAGGCCGACCTCTTCTATCTGGACCGGATCGGCGCGCTCACGGCGGCCCACCCCGAAGTCCGCTTCATCCCCGTTCTCTCCCATGCGGACGAGGACGCGGACTGGACCGGCGAGAGGGGCTTCGTCCACCAGAGCGTGGATGCCGTGCTCAAGGACCTCGACGTCGACGGGGAGGGCGATGTCTACGCGTGCGGCCCGCCGCCGATGATCGATGCCCTGCAGCCGGTGCTCTTCATGAACGGCTTCGACGTCGAGCGCGTCTTCTTCGACCGCTTCACCACCTCATCGGCTCCGGCCGCGGAGCCCACGTCCTCGATGCAGGCCGCCGCGCAATAG
- the ppdK gene encoding pyruvate, phosphate dikinase, which translates to MTKWVYRFGNGMAEGTRDMRDLLGGKGANLAEMSAIGLPVPPGFTISTAVCTHFYEHDCRFPDGLRQDVAKALAETGSIVGKSFGDPDDPLLVSVRSGARASMPGMMDTVLNLGLNDIAVEAVARASGDARFAYDSYRRFISMYAEVVLGLEHGAFEDILHDCKTRLGRLADTDLRAEDWLAVIAAYKSHVLDVLHRPFPDDPMEQLWGAIGAVFSSWMNERAITYRSLHGIPASWGTAVNVQAMVFGNRGETSATGVAFTRNPSTGENAFFGEYLVNAQGEDVVAGIRTPQPLTATASDPSTMEAVMPDAFRELSAISTRLEQHYRDMQDIEFTVEDGKLWMLQTRSGKRTTHAAVRIAVEMAREGLISRADAVRRIEPASLDQLLHPSIDPAAEKIEVARGLPASPGAACGEIAFSAEEAEVARMAGRDVILVRQETSPEDIKGMLAANGILTRLGGMTSHAAVVARGWGKTCVSGASGLEIDAKAGRMTVGGRVFLRGETITIDGSSGRVYAGKVAMRQPVLSEDFATLMQWADAVRRMKVRANAETPEDARQARAFGAEGIGLCRTEHMFFDEARIASVRAMILADDETGRRAALARLLEMQRSDFQQLFEIMDGLPVTIRLLDPPLHEFLPHGEAEIEALAAAMEMPVERLRARALELGEHNPMLGFRGCRLAIAFPEIAEMQARAVFEGALAAETTTGRPVVPEIMVPLVTTRAEFDVVRGVIDATAETVMAQTGRRIVYQVGTMIELPRAALRAGEIAETAEFFSFGTNDLTQTALGISRDDAGRFLRLYVDKGIYLADPFVTIDQEGIGELVDLAILRARKRRPDIKLGICGEHGGDPASIDFFDQVGLDYVSCSPFRVPAARLAAAQASLARQESRAGRDEATAGEDATVRNLLPSSLSAEPLATTAGATRS; encoded by the coding sequence GTGACGAAGTGGGTCTATCGTTTCGGCAACGGGATGGCGGAAGGCACGCGCGACATGCGCGATCTTCTGGGTGGCAAGGGGGCGAATCTTGCCGAAATGTCCGCCATCGGGCTTCCCGTCCCGCCCGGCTTCACGATCTCGACGGCGGTCTGCACGCATTTTTATGAGCACGATTGCCGCTTCCCGGACGGGCTGCGGCAGGATGTCGCCAAGGCGCTCGCCGAGACAGGCAGCATCGTCGGCAAGTCCTTCGGCGATCCGGACGATCCGCTGCTCGTCTCGGTCCGGTCCGGCGCCCGCGCCTCAATGCCGGGGATGATGGACACCGTGCTCAACCTCGGCCTCAACGACATCGCGGTCGAGGCGGTGGCCCGCGCGAGCGGCGACGCACGCTTTGCCTATGACAGCTATCGCCGCTTCATCTCCATGTATGCGGAGGTCGTGCTCGGGCTGGAGCATGGCGCCTTCGAGGACATCCTGCACGACTGCAAGACGAGGCTCGGCCGCCTTGCCGACACGGATCTGCGCGCAGAAGACTGGCTTGCCGTCATCGCGGCCTACAAGAGCCATGTGCTCGATGTCCTGCACCGTCCATTTCCCGACGATCCGATGGAGCAGCTCTGGGGCGCGATCGGCGCCGTCTTTTCGTCCTGGATGAACGAGCGGGCGATCACCTATCGCAGCCTGCACGGCATTCCGGCAAGCTGGGGAACGGCGGTCAACGTCCAGGCCATGGTCTTCGGCAACCGGGGCGAGACGTCGGCGACCGGGGTTGCCTTCACCCGCAATCCCTCGACCGGCGAGAATGCCTTCTTCGGCGAGTATCTCGTCAATGCCCAGGGCGAGGATGTCGTCGCGGGAATCCGTACACCGCAGCCGCTGACCGCGACTGCTTCCGATCCATCCACGATGGAAGCGGTCATGCCGGACGCCTTCCGGGAATTGTCCGCCATTTCGACGCGGCTGGAGCAGCACTACCGCGACATGCAGGACATCGAGTTCACGGTCGAGGACGGCAAGCTCTGGATGCTGCAGACGCGTTCGGGCAAGCGCACCACCCATGCCGCCGTCCGTATCGCGGTCGAAATGGCCAGAGAGGGCCTGATCAGCCGCGCGGACGCCGTTCGCCGTATCGAGCCGGCCTCGCTCGACCAATTGCTGCATCCCTCCATCGATCCGGCGGCCGAGAAAATCGAGGTGGCGCGCGGCCTTCCTGCTTCGCCCGGTGCTGCCTGCGGCGAGATCGCCTTCAGCGCCGAAGAGGCCGAGGTCGCGCGGATGGCCGGTCGGGACGTCATCCTGGTGCGGCAGGAGACGAGCCCGGAAGACATCAAGGGCATGCTTGCCGCCAACGGCATCCTCACAAGGCTCGGCGGGATGACCTCGCACGCGGCCGTCGTCGCGCGCGGCTGGGGCAAGACCTGCGTTTCCGGCGCCAGCGGCCTTGAGATCGATGCCAAGGCCGGCCGGATGACGGTGGGCGGAAGGGTTTTCCTTCGCGGCGAGACAATCACGATCGACGGATCGTCCGGCCGGGTCTATGCGGGCAAGGTGGCAATGCGCCAGCCCGTGCTCTCGGAGGATTTCGCGACGCTGATGCAATGGGCCGATGCCGTCCGGCGCATGAAGGTCCGGGCCAACGCCGAAACGCCCGAGGATGCCCGGCAGGCGCGCGCCTTCGGCGCCGAAGGGATCGGACTTTGCCGCACCGAGCACATGTTCTTCGACGAGGCGCGCATCGCAAGCGTCCGGGCCATGATTCTTGCCGATGACGAGACCGGGCGCCGGGCTGCGCTTGCCAGGCTGCTGGAGATGCAGCGGTCCGATTTTCAGCAGTTGTTCGAGATCATGGACGGGCTTCCCGTCACGATCCGGCTTCTCGATCCGCCGCTGCACGAGTTCCTGCCTCATGGCGAGGCAGAGATCGAGGCGCTTGCCGCCGCGATGGAAATGCCGGTCGAACGGCTGAGGGCCCGGGCCCTGGAGCTTGGCGAACACAATCCGATGCTCGGATTTCGCGGCTGCCGCCTGGCCATCGCCTTTCCGGAAATCGCGGAAATGCAGGCACGGGCCGTCTTCGAAGGCGCACTGGCGGCCGAGACGACGACAGGCCGGCCGGTCGTGCCGGAGATCATGGTGCCGCTCGTCACCACGCGGGCGGAATTCGATGTGGTTCGCGGTGTGATCGATGCGACGGCCGAGACGGTGATGGCGCAGACAGGGCGCCGGATCGTCTATCAGGTCGGCACCATGATCGAATTGCCGCGCGCCGCGCTCCGTGCCGGCGAGATTGCCGAAACCGCCGAGTTCTTCTCCTTCGGGACCAACGATCTCACCCAGACGGCACTCGGCATCAGCCGCGACGATGCCGGACGCTTCCTGCGTCTCTATGTGGACAAGGGCATTTACCTGGCCGATCCTTTCGTGACGATCGATCAGGAGGGCATCGGAGAACTCGTCGATCTTGCCATTTTGCGCGCCCGCAAGCGGCGGCCGGACATCAAGCTCGGCATCTGCGGCGAGCATGG
- a CDS encoding NAD(P)-dependent alcohol dehydrogenase codes for MKAAMLYEYDPAVNVNLKIEDVRVPEITAPDEVIVRVGAAGLCRTDLHIIEGVWKPTMDPNGTLLPYIMGHENAGWVEDVGSSVKSVKPGDAVICHPFRSCGVCLNCRHGEDMYCDNGAFPGLGMNGGFAEYFVTSERSLIKLKKGIMPIEVAPLADAGITAYRAAKRAARLLRPGSYCVLVGIGGLGHIALQSLHAISGCRIIAVDREPAAQKLAKDLGADFVLDGGPNVIEEVKEITGGGAHVVIDFVGELGVENICWKMARKGGQMFVVGYGGKIEVPTVHLVIEEINIGGSLVGNYTELVELMELNADGKVKMHYTEYNLANINTAIDDFKHRRFTGRGVIVP; via the coding sequence ATGAAAGCGGCCATGCTCTATGAATACGACCCCGCCGTGAACGTGAACCTCAAGATCGAGGACGTCAGGGTGCCCGAGATCACGGCGCCGGACGAGGTGATCGTCCGGGTCGGCGCGGCGGGCCTTTGCCGCACCGATCTTCACATCATCGAAGGCGTCTGGAAGCCAACGATGGATCCGAACGGCACGCTGCTGCCCTACATCATGGGACACGAGAACGCCGGCTGGGTCGAGGATGTCGGCAGCAGCGTCAAGTCGGTGAAGCCAGGCGATGCCGTCATCTGCCATCCCTTCCGCTCTTGCGGCGTCTGCCTCAATTGCCGCCATGGCGAGGACATGTACTGCGACAACGGCGCCTTTCCCGGTCTCGGCATGAACGGCGGCTTTGCCGAGTATTTCGTCACCAGCGAGCGGTCGCTCATCAAGCTGAAGAAGGGCATCATGCCCATCGAGGTCGCGCCGCTCGCGGATGCCGGCATCACGGCCTATCGGGCTGCCAAGCGGGCCGCCCGCCTGTTGCGCCCCGGCTCCTATTGCGTGCTGGTCGGCATCGGCGGCCTCGGTCATATCGCGCTCCAATCGCTGCACGCCATCTCCGGCTGCCGGATCATCGCCGTCGACCGGGAACCCGCGGCGCAGAAGCTTGCCAAGGATCTCGGCGCGGACTTCGTCCTCGACGGCGGCCCGAATGTCATCGAGGAGGTCAAGGAGATCACCGGCGGCGGCGCGCATGTGGTCATCGACTTCGTCGGCGAACTGGGCGTGGAAAACATCTGCTGGAAGATGGCTCGCAAGGGCGGGCAGATGTTCGTCGTCGGCTATGGCGGCAAGATCGAGGTGCCGACGGTCCATCTTGTCATCGAAGAGATCAATATCGGTGGCAGTCTGGTCGGCAACTACACCGAACTCGTCGAACTGATGGAGCTCAACGCCGACGGCAAGGTGAAGATGCACTACACCGAGTACAATCTCGCCAACATCAACACCGCGATCGACGACTTCAAGCACCGGCGCTTTACCGGGCGCGGGGTCATCGTGCCGTAG
- a CDS encoding amidohydrolase family protein translates to MFVTPEGKEIFIVDGHTHFWDGSPANQKNIHGKQFIDCFYAYHANLSPKEELWPKEKFEKYSADDLYRDLFVDGPDDVAIIQTTVLGDFYKTGFGCVKRSHDLASRHPDRFIVNGAFDPRDGEKALEWIHEMKETYNITGVKMYTAEWNGASKGWKLNDPDAYKCFELCDKLGIKNVHVHKGPTIIPLNKDAFDVHDVDYAATDFPNLNWIVEHVGLPRLDDFCWIAVQETNVYGGLAVALPFIHSRPRYFAEMIAELLFWVGPDKILFGSDYAIWTPRWLVEKFWAFELPEDIKQERGVDLTPEIKEKILGLNAAALYGIDVAARKKALASDPVAVAAE, encoded by the coding sequence ATGTTCGTGACACCGGAAGGCAAGGAAATCTTCATCGTCGATGGCCACACCCACTTCTGGGACGGCAGCCCGGCGAACCAGAAAAACATCCACGGCAAGCAGTTCATCGACTGCTTCTATGCCTACCACGCCAACCTCAGCCCCAAGGAAGAGCTCTGGCCGAAGGAGAAGTTCGAGAAGTATTCGGCCGACGATCTCTACCGGGATCTCTTTGTCGACGGACCGGACGACGTCGCCATCATCCAGACGACGGTGCTCGGCGACTTCTACAAGACGGGCTTTGGCTGCGTGAAGCGGTCGCATGACCTTGCCTCCCGCCATCCCGACCGCTTCATCGTCAACGGTGCCTTCGATCCGCGCGACGGCGAGAAGGCGCTGGAGTGGATCCACGAGATGAAGGAGACCTACAACATCACCGGCGTGAAGATGTACACCGCCGAGTGGAACGGGGCCTCCAAGGGTTGGAAGCTGAACGACCCCGACGCCTACAAGTGCTTCGAGCTCTGCGACAAGCTGGGCATCAAGAATGTCCACGTCCACAAGGGGCCGACGATCATCCCCCTCAACAAGGACGCCTTCGACGTCCATGACGTGGACTATGCCGCGACGGACTTCCCGAACCTCAACTGGATCGTGGAGCATGTCGGCCTGCCGCGTCTCGACGACTTCTGCTGGATCGCGGTCCAGGAGACCAATGTCTACGGCGGCCTTGCCGTCGCCTTGCCTTTCATCCATTCGCGACCGCGCTATTTCGCCGAGATGATCGCCGAGCTGCTGTTCTGGGTCGGGCCGGACAAGATCCTTTTTGGCTCCGACTATGCGATCTGGACGCCGCGCTGGCTGGTCGAGAAGTTCTGGGCCTTCGAACTGCCCGAAGACATCAAGCAGGAGCGGGGCGTGGATCTCACGCCGGAGATCAAGGAGAAGATCCTCGGCCTCAACGCGGCCGCCCTCTATGGCATCGATGTCGCCGCCCGCAAGAAGGCACTGGCCAGCGACCCGGTCGCCGTCGCGGCGGAGTGA
- a CDS encoding molecular chaperone GroEL, with protein MSKLLLHNSAARKALARGVAQLAAAVEPTLGPKGLNAMIDRPIGTPMITRDGVSIASEIELSDRFENMGAQVVREVSMQTNEIAGDGTTTAIVLANALIQSGVTAADRGSKAVDLCKGINLAVEEVTKALSLSARATQGNGMLRAVANIAATDPKLGALVADAFESVGAEGVISTDFSVTTETWLDVVEGMSFDRGYLSHHMVTDQEKMEAVLERPLILMTDLKIKDPASLDTARAIAAKAGRPLLIIAEEVSPEVVVTLLGKEGPGRYLVIHPPEYGHWRKAMMEDLAILTGGRVIARDLGGALEAVTADDLGGAERVRTSASYTTVVGGEGDRNAIVARRAQVQRQYEAAPPNIEQDKLRERLAKLSGGTAVLYAGGVTPVEQKRTIQLIEDSLSAVRAAFEEGVVAGGGSALAQMGPVLAALEGTVEGDVREGVGLVRSVLTRPLWRIATNAGQDADTIVTEVSRVNGGYGFDAASGTFVNMYEAGIIDPVRVTISALRNAASVATLIMTTETLVGDLPEHFDPTAGAALGGGAELLGRA; from the coding sequence ATGTCCAAATTGCTGCTTCACAATTCCGCGGCCCGCAAAGCCCTGGCGCGGGGCGTCGCCCAGCTTGCGGCCGCCGTCGAGCCGACGCTCGGTCCGAAGGGCCTCAATGCCATGATCGACAGGCCGATCGGCACGCCGATGATCACGCGTGACGGTGTCAGCATCGCCAGCGAGATCGAACTGTCGGACCGCTTCGAAAACATGGGGGCGCAGGTCGTCCGCGAGGTCTCCATGCAGACCAACGAGATTGCCGGCGACGGGACGACGACCGCGATCGTCCTTGCCAACGCCCTGATCCAGAGTGGAGTCACGGCGGCCGATCGCGGCAGCAAGGCCGTCGACCTGTGCAAGGGCATCAATCTTGCCGTCGAGGAGGTCACCAAGGCCCTGTCGCTGTCGGCGCGGGCAACCCAGGGCAATGGCATGCTCCGGGCCGTCGCCAATATCGCCGCGACCGACCCGAAGCTCGGTGCGCTTGTCGCCGATGCCTTCGAGAGCGTCGGCGCCGAGGGCGTGATCTCGACCGACTTCAGCGTCACCACCGAGACGTGGCTGGATGTGGTCGAGGGCATGTCCTTCGACCGCGGTTATCTCTCCCACCACATGGTGACCGACCAGGAGAAGATGGAAGCTGTTCTTGAGCGCCCCCTGATCCTGATGACGGACCTGAAGATCAAGGACCCGGCCTCGCTCGATACCGCCCGCGCGATCGCGGCCAAGGCCGGACGGCCGCTGCTGATCATCGCCGAAGAGGTGTCGCCCGAAGTGGTGGTCACGCTGCTCGGCAAGGAGGGCCCCGGCCGCTACCTCGTGATCCATCCGCCGGAATACGGCCATTGGCGCAAGGCGATGATGGAGGATCTCGCCATTCTCACCGGCGGCCGCGTCATCGCGCGCGACCTCGGCGGGGCGCTGGAAGCGGTGACGGCGGACGATCTTGGCGGGGCCGAGCGGGTGCGCACGAGCGCCAGCTATACGACCGTCGTCGGCGGCGAAGGCGACCGGAACGCGATCGTCGCGCGCCGGGCCCAGGTCCAGCGCCAGTATGAGGCGGCGCCGCCGAATATCGAGCAGGACAAGCTGCGCGAGCGCCTTGCCAAACTCTCGGGCGGGACGGCGGTGCTCTATGCCGGCGGCGTCACCCCCGTGGAGCAGAAGCGCACCATCCAGCTTATCGAGGATTCCTTGAGTGCCGTCCGCGCGGCCTTCGAGGAGGGGGTTGTTGCCGGCGGCGGCTCGGCGCTCGCCCAGATGGGGCCTGTCCTCGCCGCGCTGGAGGGGACGGTCGAGGGCGATGTCCGCGAGGGTGTCGGTCTCGTGCGCTCGGTGCTGACGCGTCCGCTGTGGCGGATCGCCACCAACGCCGGCCAGGACGCCGACACGATCGTCACCGAGGTGAGCCGCGTCAACGGCGGCTACGGCTTCGACGCGGCGAGCGGCACCTTTGTCAACATGTATGAGGCAGGCATTATTGATCCTGTTCGCGTGACGATCTCCGCGCTCAGGAACGCGGCGTCGGTCGCGACGCTCATCATGACCACCGAGACCCTCGTCGGCGATCTGCCCGAACATTTCGATCCGACCGCAGGGGCGGCGCTTGGCGGCGGCGCGGAGCTGCTCGGCCGGGCCTGA
- a CDS encoding MmoB/DmpM family protein, with the protein MSTAARDSSHANIFKSMKDITFEQTISDQCGVTMSDSVEARAIAEFMSRKEGVTVTYQPALIRIDGHGKLIFEMDAISEYLGREMTAEMFEVNTSTHYGRMVRVDDNTVILFGNMDEVMEYI; encoded by the coding sequence ATGTCCACTGCCGCTCGCGATTCCAGTCACGCGAACATCTTCAAGTCGATGAAGGACATCACCTTCGAACAGACCATTTCCGATCAGTGCGGGGTCACCATGAGCGACTCCGTCGAGGCGCGCGCCATCGCGGAATTCATGTCCCGCAAGGAGGGCGTCACCGTCACCTACCAGCCTGCGCTGATCCGCATCGACGGCCACGGCAAGCTGATCTTCGAGATGGACGCGATCAGCGAATATCTCGGCCGCGAGATGACCGCGGAGATGTTCGAGGTCAACACCTCCACCCACTACGGCCGCATGGTCCGCGTCGACGACAACACCGTGATCCTGTTCGGGAACATGGACGAGGTCATGGAATACATCTGA
- a CDS encoding aromatic/alkene monooxygenase hydroxylase subunit beta: MPAMSSSVGSGAAGAAIFADSDSRKYRYYEPRGRAATHYEDVTVDVQPDPERYLIQNWIISFANGKGAYIKDNTAAKSSNWHAFRAPDQEWERTHYQRQSKIETMVQSVISNGRKYGAAKAFDKAWLKILQTHLGAWKHAEFGLGTSLMQAQRYGYTQMINNATLTNSSYKLRLAQDITLYLAEIGMDIAGWDDTLGKTAWLEDGVWQGTREAVETIMGTTDYLEQYFAINIVFEPLVGELFRSGFLMQAGAANSDFMTPAVISAAEADYERNLANTIDLMYLLAHDEQHGAHNVALFKSWIARHRALADKAAQNLQPIWSMPHSKPVSFEDMRAVSHERFNKILGELGI; this comes from the coding sequence ATGCCAGCCATGTCGAGTTCCGTCGGTTCGGGAGCGGCCGGTGCCGCCATCTTCGCCGATTCTGACAGCCGCAAATACCGCTACTACGAGCCGCGCGGCCGTGCTGCGACGCACTACGAGGACGTCACGGTCGACGTCCAGCCCGATCCGGAGCGCTACCTGATCCAGAACTGGATCATCAGCTTCGCCAACGGCAAGGGCGCCTATATCAAGGACAACACGGCCGCCAAGAGCTCGAACTGGCACGCCTTCCGCGCTCCCGACCAGGAGTGGGAGCGCACGCACTACCAGCGCCAGTCGAAGATCGAAACGATGGTGCAGAGCGTCATCTCCAACGGCCGCAAATACGGTGCGGCGAAGGCCTTCGACAAGGCTTGGCTCAAGATCCTGCAGACGCATCTCGGCGCCTGGAAGCATGCGGAGTTCGGCCTCGGCACGTCGCTGATGCAGGCGCAGCGCTACGGCTACACCCAGATGATCAACAACGCGACGCTGACCAACTCGTCCTACAAGCTGCGTCTCGCCCAGGACATCACCCTCTATCTCGCTGAGATCGGCATGGACATCGCGGGCTGGGACGACACGCTCGGCAAGACCGCGTGGCTGGAAGACGGCGTCTGGCAGGGCACCCGCGAGGCGGTCGAGACCATCATGGGCACGACCGACTATCTGGAGCAGTATTTCGCCATCAACATCGTGTTCGAGCCGCTGGTGGGCGAACTCTTCCGCTCCGGCTTCCTGATGCAGGCGGGCGCGGCCAACAGCGACTTCATGACGCCGGCCGTGATTTCGGCGGCCGAGGCCGACTACGAGCGCAACCTCGCCAACACCATCGACCTCATGTACCTGCTGGCCCACGACGAGCAGCACGGGGCCCACAACGTGGCGCTCTTCAAGAGCTGGATCGCCAGGCACAGGGCGCTCGCCGACAAGGCCGCGCAGAACCTGCAGCCGATCTGGTCCATGCCGCATTCCAAGCCCGTGTCCTTTGAGGACATGCGCGCGGTCTCGCACGAGCGCTTCAACAAGATCCTCGGCGAACTCGGCATTTGA
- a CDS encoding iron-sulfur cluster assembly protein — translation MTMSTRDHQRLEAEMWRALDSVNDPELDESVTSMGFVERAVVDGQGNIQVDFRLPTYWCSPNFAFLMLDDLRRALGGLSWSPAFSIELHDHMFAEEVNEGLAAGKPFEDIFGELAGDQGLDELRATFAMKAYKRRQEAVLRGLRLEGFTDEEIVGMDVGTLDAVPLGDSEASSQKPRYRSALLSRWAELDPSDPAFPTWEGQSIPADGLNDYLSELRRLRVNMEFSGALCRGLKSARYKEMEMVDGEPTLVDFILDRVPPRQPCETLGAGSGR, via the coding sequence ATGACGATGTCGACGAGAGACCATCAAAGGCTGGAAGCCGAGATGTGGCGCGCGCTCGATAGCGTCAACGACCCCGAACTCGACGAGTCGGTCACGTCGATGGGGTTCGTCGAGCGGGCCGTTGTCGACGGGCAGGGCAACATCCAGGTCGACTTCCGGCTGCCGACCTACTGGTGTTCGCCGAACTTCGCCTTCCTGATGCTCGACGATCTTCGCCGGGCACTCGGGGGACTGTCGTGGTCGCCGGCGTTCAGCATCGAACTGCACGACCACATGTTCGCCGAGGAGGTCAACGAGGGGCTCGCCGCAGGCAAGCCCTTCGAGGACATCTTCGGGGAGCTTGCCGGGGATCAGGGACTGGACGAGTTGCGCGCGACCTTCGCGATGAAGGCCTACAAGCGCCGCCAGGAGGCGGTGCTGCGCGGACTGCGGCTGGAGGGCTTCACCGACGAGGAGATCGTCGGCATGGACGTCGGGACCCTTGATGCCGTTCCGCTGGGCGACAGCGAAGCATCGAGCCAGAAGCCGCGCTATCGCAGCGCCCTTCTTTCCCGATGGGCCGAGCTTGACCCGAGCGACCCCGCCTTTCCGACCTGGGAGGGGCAGAGCATCCCGGCGGACGGTCTCAACGACTATCTCTCCGAGTTGCGCCGGCTCAGGGTGAACATGGAGTTCAGCGGCGCGCTTTGCCGGGGGCTCAAGTCCGCCCGCTACAAGGAGATGGAGATGGTCGACGGCGAACCGACGCTCGTCGACTTCATTCTCGATCGCGTCCCGCCGCGACAGCCGTGCGAGACGCTCGGCGCGGGATCAGGGCGGTGA